One stretch of Zingiber officinale cultivar Zhangliang chromosome 6B, Zo_v1.1, whole genome shotgun sequence DNA includes these proteins:
- the LOC121991065 gene encoding uncharacterized protein LOC121991065 translates to MGYMKGSQALVLFILCALLYHSVAVDHTARYLSEAEEKELQTQLKSLNKPYVKSFKDEYGITFDCVDIYKQPAFDHPLLKNHTLQIKSISFPKNMNKNPSSETVKLPRRCPRGTVLIRRTTREDLIREKQIQLTKRIDLQEDTVTVEAYTAGVSFSDLNEPVKFYGISAVLDVYQLSGVLDTQTSATQIIVNKGETGPLAYRNVVQAGFHVHHEAEGDNLTHFFTYWTTDGYQKTGCFNIHCAGFIQLSERTTPGQVYTLSNMDPKMSHWILINNQEPIGYWPKEIFNNMADSSQIQLSATASSPTDQPSPPTGNGELGGASFKNITVWNGELNPYPPYVQHAETFLDIGKPFYDAIYNVDSGLFYGGPGGWKPQDPPGSISHR, encoded by the exons ATGGGTTACATGAAAGGATCACAAGCTCTAGTTTTATTCATTCTCTGTGCTCTTCTGTATCACTCAGTAGCTGTAGATCATACTGCAAGGTATTTGTCTGAAGCAGAAGAGAAAGAATTGCAGACACAGCTCAAATCCCTTAACAAGCCTTATGTCAAATCTTTCAAG GATGAGTATGGGATCACATTTGACTGTGTGGATATTTACAAACAACCAGCTTTCGATCATCCTTTGCTTAAGAACCATACTCTTCAG ATTAAATCTATATCGTTTCCAAAGAACATGAACAAGAATCCATCCTCGGAAACCGTAAAGCTGCCTAGACGTTGTCCTCGGGGCACTGTCCTTATCAGAAGAACTACAAGAGAAGATTTGATCAGAGAAAAGCAAATCCAACTAACCAAACGCATAGATCTGCAAGAGGATACTGTCACTGTTGAAGCTTAT ACTGCTGGAGTGTCATTTTCGGATTTGAATGAGCCAGTGAAGTTCTATGGAATATCAGCTGTTTTGGATGTTTATCAACTTTCCGGTGTATTGGATACTCAAACAAGCGCAACACAAATCATTGTCAATAAAGGAGAAACAGGCCCTCTGGCATACCGCAACGTCGTACAAGCTGGATTTCAT GTTCATCATGAAGCTGAGGGAGACAACTTGACTCACTTCTTCACTTATTGGACA ACAGATGGGTATCAAAAGACTGGTTGCTTCAACATCCATTGTGCAGGTTTCATCCAATTAAGTGAAAGGACGACACCAGGCCAAGTTTACACCCTAAGCAACATG GATCCAAAAATGTCTCATTGGATTCTGATCAATAACCAAGAACCGATTGGCTATTGGCCGAAGGAGATCTTCAACAACATGGCTGATTCTTCTCAGATTCAACTGAGTGCGACAGCTAGCTCTCCTACGGATCAGCCTAGTCCTCCGACGGGCAATGGGGAACTTGGAGGAGCATCTTTTAAGAACATCACCGTTTGGAATGGGGAGCTTAATCCATACCCGCCATATGTCCAGCATGCAGAAACGTTCCTTGATATTGGCAAACCCTTCTATGATGCCATATACAATGTCGATTCTGGCTTGTTCTATGGTGGCCCAGGAGGATGGAAGCCACAGGATCCTCCGGGTTCAATTTCTCATCgttag